The Rubrobacter aplysinae DNA window TCAAGGGGCCATCCTCGAGGCCGGGGAGCATGCTGGAGAGGATCGGCCACCCGGTCTCGGTCTGCCAGTAGTTGTCCCGGATGCTCACGCCGAGGCTCTCGGCTGCCCAGCGGGAGGTCGGCTCGTCGAGCGGCTCGCCGGCGAGGTACAGCTTGCGCAAGCTGGAAGTGTCGTGACGCTGCATGTACTCGGGGTCCTGTTTTCTAAGGGCCCGGATCGCGGTCGGCGAGGTGAACATCGTGTTTACGCCGTACTCCTCGACGATGCTCCACCACACGCCGGGGTCTGGACGGGTGGGGAGACCTTCGTACACCACGGTCGTCATGCCGTGGAGTAGCGGCGCGTACACGATGTAGGAGTGGCCCACGACCCAGCCGATGTCCGAGGCGGTGAACATCGTCTCGCCGGGCTCGGAGTCGAAGACGTCCCGCATCGAGGCCGCGAGGGCGACGGCGTAGCCCCCGGTGTCGCGCTGGATGCCCTTCGGCGTGCCGGTCGTGCCGGAGGTGTACAGGATGTAGCTCGGCTCACTGGACTCCACCCACTCGACCGGGACCTCCGCACCCCAGTGCTCTTTTCTTAGAGTGGCGTAGTCCAGGTCCCGGCCCTCGACGACGTTCATGTCCGGGTCGAGGCCGCGGTTGCGGATCACGACGCTCGGGGGCGGGTGCTCGGCGGTTTCGAGCGCCTCGTCCACGAGTGGCTTGTAGGGGATCACGTTCCCGCCCCGGCTCCCGGCGTCGGCGGTGACGAGCGCCTTCGGGCGGGCGTCGTCTATGCGGGAAGCGAGGTTGGGTGCCGCGAAGCCGCCGAAGACTACGGAGTGTATGGCCCCGAGCCTCACGCAGGCCAGCATGGCGAAGAGCGCCTCGGCCATCATTGGCATGTAGATCACGACCCGGTCCCCGCGCCCGACACCGAGACCCCGTAGCGCGGCGGCGAAGGCGTTTACCTCGTCGTACAGCTCGCGGTAGGTGTAGGTCTCCCGCTCTCCGGTCTCGGTGGAGACGTAGACTAGGGCGGCCTGATCGGACCTCTCCGAAAGGTGCCGGTCTACCATGTTGTAGCAGAGGTTCGTCTCGCCCCCGACGAACCATCTAGCGAACGGCGGGCTCGAGAAGTCCAGCACCTCGTCCCACTCCTTTTGCCAGTCTATGAGCCGGGCCTTCTCCGCCCAGAATGCCTCCGGCTCCTCGACGGAACGCCGGTGGAACTCCCTGTACTCCGCGATGCTCATCCTGGAACCTCCTCGGATTAGCTACCTTTCCCTGACAGGAGTATAACGGTGCGGAGATCGGCGCGGTGTATCTCCGGGTGCGGCCCTCGGGTAGCATAGCTTTGAAGTGAGAGAGTGGCTCTACAAGAAGGACGAGAAAGGCGGGCCCCGGCGCTTTCTGAGCCACCGGGAGTTGGCGGCGTGGGATGCGCTCAAGGTGGGTAGATTCGCCGGGCCGCCCCTGGGGCTCTGCGTGGTGGCTACCATATTCGACCCACAGGAGCTCGGACGGCTAGCGTTCCTCTCGCTCGGCCTCATGTTACTCGCCTTTTGTGTCGCGGTCGTGGCCGTGATGTACCTGTACGTCGCTCTCTCGGGCGGCGTGATGGGCCCCGAGGAGCGGCTGCGCTATCGGGAACGGCTGCGCGAGTCCCGGCGGGGTCGTTGGTAGAGGTTAATTAACCAGCCGCGATCGGAGGGCGGCGGAGAATCGGTCCACTATGAGGACGACGATGATCGTGGCCCCGACGAGGGTGGCGACTTTCGGGTAGTCGAAGAGCTGCATGGAGACCAGGATCTCCTGCCCGATCCCGCCCGCGCCGACGAAGCCCAGGATAGTGGCCGAGCGCAGGTTGCACTCCCACTGGTACAGCGAGAGCGAGGTGACGCTCGCCATCGCCTGGGGCATCCTGCCGAAGATAAACGCCCCGAACCCACTCGCACCGGTCTCGTGCAGCGCCTCCACCGGACGTTCCGGAACGGCTTCGAGCGTCTCGCTGTAGAGCTTGCCGAGCACCCCGGCGGAGTGTACGGCGAGCGCGAGCATCCCCGGAAATGGCCCTAGCCCGAGCGCCACGACGAACACGAGCGCCCACAGGATGTCCGGCACCGAACGGAACACGTTCGTGAGCAGCCGGGCGGCGTGATACGGCACGGCGAGCGCGAGTCGCCGGGCGCGGCTCGCCCCGACCGTGGACGCCTCGCGGGTGCCGAGGGCGGCGAGCGGGAAGGCGACGACGGCCCCAATCAGGGCTCCCAGGAAGGCCATCTGGAAGGTTTCCACGACGCCGGTAAACGTGGTCTGGAGGGTTGACGCCGAGAGGTCGGGCGGGAACATCTCGGAGACGAAGCTCTGGACCGGCTGCGCCCCGGAGAGGAGATCCAGGAGGTCGAAACCGACCCCGAGCCCGCTCCAGCCGGTGAGTCCCAGGATCACGAGCACGGCGAGGCTCGTCTTCCACGAGACCCTGGGGAGTGCGCCGCCTATCTGCGGGGTTTTAGAGACCGATGGTCTCCGTTCAGTGCGAGGTGACGCCATCTTGTCCTCCGGTAACGCGGGGTGATACGCCCCGGGGCCCCGTGCCGTCCGGGGCTTCGGGGTGTGGGCTCGGGTGGTACGGGTCGCCGGAGTAGACCCCGGCGAGCCTCTCGTCCGTCAGACCCTCCGGCCCGCCGTCGTAGAAGAGCCGGCCTTCCCGCAGGGCCACTATGCGCGGGAAGCGCCGGGCCAGCTCCACGTCGTGCAGGTTTACCACGAGCGTCGAGCCTTCCCCGTTAAGCTCCGCGACGGCCTCCAGCACCCGCTCGGTGGTCTGCGGGTCCACCGCGGCGAACGGCTCGTCGGCGAGCACCAGACCCGGACGCTGCACGAGCAGCCGCGCCACCGCGACCCGCTGCTGCTGACCGCCCGAGATGTCCGAGGTCCGTGAGCGCGCCAGCTCCAGGAGCCCGAGACGCTCTAGCGCCTCCCGGACCCGGGAGGCGAGGCCGGCGTCCGGCCCGGCGGCCAGCATCTTCAGGGCCCGCCACCCGCCGATACTCCCGACCTCCCCGAGGCCGGCGTTCACCCCGACGGGGAGCTGGGGCACGAGATTGTATGCCTGACGCACGACACCGACACGGCTCCTCAACTCCTTTAGCTCGCGCCAGGAGAGGCCGAAGAGGTCGTCGCCGCCGATGGTCACCCGTCCGCTACCCAGGGCGACGCCGCGGGTCAGGAGCCTGAACAGGGTGGACTTGCCCGCGCCGGAGGCCCCGATCACGGCCAGCCTCTCGCCAGGCTTTACGGAGAGGCTTACGTGTTTGAGGGCGGGGGCGCCGCCGTAGGACACGGTGGCGTCGTCCAGCTCGAACCCGAGGGAGTCCCTGGAACTCTTGGAAACCCTTGAACTATTGCCCGGTGCCTCGTTCAAGGAGCCGCTACTCCGTGGGGGTGAGAAGGTCCAGCTCCCGGGCCTGCTCTTCCACCTCGTCGTAGTCGCCGGGCTCTACCCTCTCGTAGCCCTGGGCCCGGAGAAGGTCCAGGAGCTCCGGGTCTTCGAGATCCAGGTATGCTTGGGCGACCTCTTCCCTTAGGTTTTCGGGCAGATCGTCGCGCACCACCCACGGGTAGCCTTCCACCAGGATGGTCTGTATAACCCGGTAGGAGTCCTCGTCTATGGTGCCCTGCTCGACGAGGTCCAGCAGGATGCGGTACTCCAGACCACCCGCGGCCACGCGTTCGTTGGCGACGGCCTGGGCGGTGGCGTCGTGGCCGCCGGTGTAGGTGTACTCGCCGAGGTCCGTCCGGTAGTCCACACCGGCCTCATCGAGCATTATCGAGGGGTAAAGTGAGCCCGAGGTCGAGGAGGCGCTGCCGAAGGCGAAGTCCTTGCCTTCGATGTCCTCCACCTCTTCCACCTCGCCGTTTGCCGGGGCGATGATCGCGGAGCGGTATTTGGTGTCGCCGGTTCTGGGGTTGATCTCGGTGACCAGCGGGCTGATGTCAGCGCGCTCGCGGGCCTGCGCATACGTGAGACCGCCGAAGTAGGCGAGATCCAACTCCCCCGAGGTCATCGCCTCGACCACGGCGTTATAGCTGGTGGGGACCTCCAGCTCCACGGGCCGGTCCAGCTCCCCCGAGAGGTACTCCTCCAGCGGCTGGTACTGGGCCTGTACCTCCTCGGGGTTCTGGTTCGGGATCAAACCAACCGACAGCGCCTCCTCGTCCTGCGACGATCCGCACCCGACCAGCGCCAGGGAGATCGCCCCCAGGGCTATAACACCCGCCCTACGTACGTTACGCCTGCCTCTCAAAGCTCCGCTCTCCTCCAAACTTCGCGCCATACACGGAACCCGGGCAACCTCGTCCGTGGCTTATATGCCTGGTCAGGCCCCGCTAAACGTACCGAACCGCAACGTCGTATATGTTAGCACGCCCTCTCGAAAGCTCCGTCCCGGCCTGCTCGTATACCGCTTCTGGAAACGGCCGAACTTGACACGGGTTTCATTATTGAATAGGTTAATAAAGTAACATAACGCTGTGAGGAGTTGGAGGCTAGTGGCTCTCTTCATGGTTCTCTGGTGTGATGGTCCACGGAGGCGCAAGGGGTGACGGTGGAGGCTGGATCACGATTCTAGAGAGGATTTTAGAGAAGGAGACTTCTGATGCTGAGAGCCCTGTTTATTCGTGGCGCGCCGGGTGGATCATGCGAGTGGCGGATGCACCGTGAGTGAGGCGTACAAAGAGCCCGTAGAGTCCGTAGAGGAGGGGGCCGGGGACCATGCCTCGGTCGTCGTGCTCGGCGGAGACGCCTTCGAGCTGTTGGAGAGGCTCCAGGGATGGAGGCGGCCCCCGGTCTACGCCAACGTGGATCTCACGAGCGGGATATCGTCTGAAGCGCCCGGATTGCGCTTTCTCTCCTGGCACGTGGAGAGTGTGACCCCGACCCGCCGCCGGATCATCGAGCTGGCCCGGAAAGTCTCTTCCCTGCTCGCCCCGGGGGTCTCCTGTGTCTCCACCAGTGACAGGGGCCTCTGCGGTTTCTGCCGTTACTGTGGTTACCGGGGTTACGAGTATTACGAGAGCCGTGGATAGCCGGGAGCGTTACACACCGCCCCCGCCTCCGGCGGTTTTTGACTCATTTGACTCGCCTACCTCCGCTCGCTACCATGCTTCCGGACAACGAAAGATGCAGAAGCTTGGTCGGGGTGAAGAGACCAAAGAGATAAAGCCCCGCACGAAGACCCTGGGCTCGTCCGGTGATCGGACGGTCTATCTGGTCTGCCCGTGCGGGGCTTTTGCGTAGCTCCGTGAGGGAGAGGGGGGACGATGCGATGAGGCTCCGCTAGGCTCTTATGAGCTTTATGGGCTCCTGCGGGTTCTGTAATCGGCCCGCCGTGTGGGGCGCAGGGTAATGGGAAAGTAACAGGAAAAAGAGGGAAAAGAGAAAAAAGGGAAGGGGAAGCCAAATGGCGGGTACACACATACTGGCTATAGATCAGGGCACGACGGGGACCACGGTGCTCGTGTTCAACCACGACGGCGAGGTCGTCGGACGCTCCTACTCGGAGTTCACGCAGCACTACCCGAAGCCGGGCTGGGTCGAGCACGACGCGAACGAGATCTGGAGCGTCACCCTGCGCTGCATCGGCACCGCGCTCGGCGACGCGAACATCTCCGCCAGCAAGGAGCTCGAAGCCATAGGCATAACCAACCAGCGCGAGACCGCCGTGATGTGGGACCGGTCCACCGGCGAGCCCGTACACCACGCCATCGTATGGCAGGACCGCCGGGGCGCGGAGCTTTGCGACAGCCTCAACGATCAGGGCTACGGCCCGATG harbors:
- a CDS encoding phosphonate ABC transporter ATP-binding protein, which encodes MNEAPGNSSRVSKSSRDSLGFELDDATVSYGGAPALKHVSLSVKPGERLAVIGASGAGKSTLFRLLTRGVALGSGRVTIGGDDLFGLSWRELKELRSRVGVVRQAYNLVPQLPVGVNAGLGEVGSIGGWRALKMLAAGPDAGLASRVREALERLGLLELARSRTSDISGGQQQRVAVARLLVQRPGLVLADEPFAAVDPQTTERVLEAVAELNGEGSTLVVNLHDVELARRFPRIVALREGRLFYDGGPEGLTDERLAGVYSGDPYHPSPHPEAPDGTGPRGVSPRVTGGQDGVTSH
- a CDS encoding propionate--CoA ligase — encoded protein: MSIAEYREFHRRSVEEPEAFWAEKARLIDWQKEWDEVLDFSSPPFARWFVGGETNLCYNMVDRHLSERSDQAALVYVSTETGERETYTYRELYDEVNAFAAALRGLGVGRGDRVVIYMPMMAEALFAMLACVRLGAIHSVVFGGFAAPNLASRIDDARPKALVTADAGSRGGNVIPYKPLVDEALETAEHPPPSVVIRNRGLDPDMNVVEGRDLDYATLRKEHWGAEVPVEWVESSEPSYILYTSGTTGTPKGIQRDTGGYAVALAASMRDVFDSEPGETMFTASDIGWVVGHSYIVYAPLLHGMTTVVYEGLPTRPDPGVWWSIVEEYGVNTMFTSPTAIRALRKQDPEYMQRHDTSSLRKLYLAGEPLDEPTSRWAAESLGVSIRDNYWQTETGWPILSSMLPGLEDGPLKPGSAGFACAGYDLRLLEEGTGEEVGPDERGVLTIVPPLPPGCMSTIWGDDQRFVETYFRDFPQEVYSTFDWGTRDEEGHYFILGRSDDVINVAGHRLGTREIEEAISDHPDVAEAAAVGVKDEYKGQVVLAYVVAGDPESAGPELEQSVKDIVDKQVGAIARPASVHFVEALPKTRSGKMLRRGIQALAESRDPGDLSTLEDPSALESVRASSEG
- the phnD gene encoding phosphate/phosphite/phosphonate ABC transporter substrate-binding protein, with amino-acid sequence MRGRRNVRRAGVIALGAISLALVGCGSSQDEEALSVGLIPNQNPEEVQAQYQPLEEYLSGELDRPVELEVPTSYNAVVEAMTSGELDLAYFGGLTYAQARERADISPLVTEINPRTGDTKYRSAIIAPANGEVEEVEDIEGKDFAFGSASSTSGSLYPSIMLDEAGVDYRTDLGEYTYTGGHDATAQAVANERVAAGGLEYRILLDLVEQGTIDEDSYRVIQTILVEGYPWVVRDDLPENLREEVAQAYLDLEDPELLDLLRAQGYERVEPGDYDEVEEQARELDLLTPTE
- the phnE gene encoding phosphonate ABC transporter, permease protein PhnE; translated protein: MASPRTERRPSVSKTPQIGGALPRVSWKTSLAVLVILGLTGWSGLGVGFDLLDLLSGAQPVQSFVSEMFPPDLSASTLQTTFTGVVETFQMAFLGALIGAVVAFPLAALGTREASTVGASRARRLALAVPYHAARLLTNVFRSVPDILWALVFVVALGLGPFPGMLALAVHSAGVLGKLYSETLEAVPERPVEALHETGASGFGAFIFGRMPQAMASVTSLSLYQWECNLRSATILGFVGAGGIGQEILVSMQLFDYPKVATLVGATIIVVLIVDRFSAALRSRLVN